A genomic window from Alphaproteobacteria bacterium includes:
- a CDS encoding YbgC/FadM family acyl-CoA thioesterase has product MHQPQQLQLPYDLNRGRWEDKVFIWPLRVYYEDSDMSGHVFHANYLKYAERGRSEMIRAMHIPPLYLREKEKIYFVIRKIEVDFIASCFVDDFLEVKTDVLKFAPTNVLFSQEIMKQNKLIASLKVHMACMNLEGKITKLPEIIKEIYNQLPDLSFAKNRVLI; this is encoded by the coding sequence ATGCACCAACCTCAACAGCTCCAACTGCCTTATGACCTAAATCGGGGTCGATGGGAAGATAAAGTATTTATTTGGCCATTACGTGTTTATTACGAAGATTCAGATATGTCTGGCCATGTCTTTCACGCGAATTATTTGAAATATGCTGAACGCGGTCGTTCTGAAATGATTCGTGCCATGCATATTCCTCCGTTATATTTACGCGAAAAAGAAAAAATATATTTTGTGATTCGAAAGATCGAAGTTGATTTTATAGCTTCTTGTTTCGTTGATGATTTCCTTGAAGTAAAAACAGATGTTTTGAAATTCGCACCCACTAATGTTTTGTTTTCTCAAGAAATAATGAAACAAAACAAGTTAATAGCATCTCTCAAAGTACATATGGCATGCATGAATTTAGAGGGTAAAATTACAAAACTACCCGAAATAATTAAAGAAATTTATAATCAATTACCCGATTTATCTTTTGCTAAAAATAGGGTATTAATATAG